A part of Aegilops tauschii subsp. strangulata cultivar AL8/78 chromosome 2, Aet v6.0, whole genome shotgun sequence genomic DNA contains:
- the LOC109754145 gene encoding UDP-glycosyltransferase 88B1-like, whose amino-acid sequence MVGAGTNTTMEARKLRVVLYPSPGMGHLVSMIELGKHLAARALTVTVALIDSPHDTSATGPFLAGVSAANPSISFHRLPQVELLWSEPPVMLTFEVVRLSNTHLHDFLAGDSPAVIVLDFFCSAAIGVAEELGIPAYFFCASGAQILAFFLHLPVLHGKSTRSFGEEGDRHDVIDDSMRKEKINVIDDKWNQTCRLS is encoded by the coding sequence ATGGTCGGCGCCGGAACCAACACCACCATGGAAGCCCGGAAGCTGCGGGTGGTGCTCTACCCGTCGCCGGGCATGGGGCATCTGGTCTCCATGATCGAGCTCGGCAAGCACTTAGCCGCCCGTGCACTGACCGTCACGGTCGCCCTCATCGATTCCCCGCATGACACCAGCGCCACGGGTCCCTTCCTCGCCGGCGTCTCCGCGGCCAACCCCTCCATCTCTTTCCACCGTCTGCCACAGGTCGAGCTCCTCTGGTCTGAGCCGCCCGTGATGCTGACCTTCGAGGTCGTTCGCCTCTCCAACACGCACCTCCATGACTTTCTCGCCGGCGACTCCCCAGCCGTCATCGTGCTGGACTTCTTCTGCAGTGCCGCTATCGGCGTGGCCGAGGAGCTCGGCATCCCCGCGTACTTCTTCTGCGCCTCTGGGGCCCAGATCCTGGCTTTCTTCTTGCACCTCCCGGTTCTGCACGGTAAAAGCACCAGGAGCTTCGGGGAAGAGGGCGATCGTCACGACGTCATCGATGACAGTATGCGCAAAGAAAAAATAAACGTCATCGATGACAAATGGAATCAGACTTGTCGCCTCAGCTAA
- the LOC109754144 gene encoding phloretin 2'-O-glucosyltransferase-like, protein MDRDSVPHKAFLNMSTNLFRSQGIIVNTFRSLEPRAMDTIVAGLCAPSGLWTPPVYCIGPLIKSEEVGVKRGDECLAWLDAQPKGSVVFLSFGSLGRFSAKQTRKVAAGLEASGQRFMWVVRSPPSADSSKNSEKPPEPDLDTLLPQGFLERTQGRGLVVKSWAPQRDVLAHDAVGCFVTHCGWNSVLESVMAGVPMLAWPLYAEQLMNAVFLEKEMELAVAMEGCDKEVVEAEEVAKKVWWMMDSDGGRVLRERTLAVMRQAKEALLEGGESEATLTGLVDTWIRV, encoded by the coding sequence ATGGATCGTGATAGCGTGCCCCACAAGGCATTTCTAAACATGAGCACCAACCTGTTCCGGTCCCAGGGCATCATCGTCAACACCTTCCGCTCGCTGGAGCCACGCGCCATGGACACCATCGTGGCCGGACTCTGCGCACCATCCGGCCTCTGGACACCCCCGGTCTACTGTATTGGGCCACTGATCAAGTCGGAGGAGGTCGGCGTGAAGCGCGGTGACGAGTGTCTCGCGTGGCTGGACGCGCAGCCCAAGGGCAGCGTGGTCTTCCTCTCCTTCGGCAGCCTTGGCCGGTTCAGCGCCAAACAAACAAGGAAGGTGGCCGCCGGACTAGAAGCTAGTGGACAGAGGTTCATGTGGGTCGTGCGGAGCCCGCCAAGCGCCGACTCGTCGAAGAACTCCGAGAAGCCGCCTGAGCCGGATTTGGATACCCTCCTCCCGCAGGGTTTCCTTGAAAGGACCCAGGGCAGGGGCCTCGTTGTGAAGTCATGGGCGCCGCAACGTGACGTGCTGGCACACGATGCAGTTGGTTGTTTTGTGACACATTGTGGGTGGAACTCAGTGCTCGAGTCGGTCATGGCAGGTGTGCCGATGTTAGCGTGGCCGTTGTACGCGGAGCAACTGATGAACGCGGTGTTCCTGGAGAAAGAGATGGAGCTGGCCGTCGCGATGGAAGGGTGCGACAAGGAGGTGGTAGAGGCCGAGGAGGTTGCTAAGAAGGTCTGGTGGATGATGGACTCCGACGGCGGGAGGGTGCTCCGAGAGCGGACTTTGGCGGTGATGAGGCAGGCGAAAGAGGCTCTACTCGAGGGTGGGGAATCAGAGGCGACGTTGACGGGGCTGGTGGACACGTGGATTCGTGTTTGA